Genomic DNA from Haloarcula marina:
CCGACGACATCGTCGAGCGTCCCCTCGGCCGTCGCCACCGCCTCGTCGAGAATCGCCTGCGCGTGAGCGTCCAGTTCGGACTCTTTGATCACAGACCGGGCATCCGGACCGAGCGTTCCCGTCTCGACGACGTGGAGGACGTGGAGGGTCGCATCCGTGGACGACGCGAGGTCGGTCGCCTCGGCGAGCGCCCGGTTCGCGCCCGCGCTGCCGTCGGTCGGCACGAGGACGTCGGCGGCGGGATAACGGTACGATCGGTCTCCGTCGGGGTTGACCACGAGGACGGGAACCGGTGCGGTGTTGACCACTCCCTCGGTGACGCTTCCGAGGAGGACGCGTTCGATACCGCTGCGTCCGTGGGTCGGCATCACCACGAGGTCGGCGTCGTACCGGTCGGCGTGGTCGACGATGGTCGCCGCGGGGTCCCCCTGAACGACTTCCCCATGAGCGTCGATGCCCGCCTCGCGTGCCCGTTCGACCGCGTCGGCGACGATTCGCTCGCCCGCCTGTTCGAGGGCGTCGAC
This window encodes:
- a CDS encoding universal stress protein; protein product: MYDHILFPTDGSETAESVLDYVFDVAAAHDATLSVLNVADTNRDSVTDVRGEIVDALEQAGERIVADAVERAREAGIDAHGEVVQGDPAATIVDHADRYDADLVVMPTHGRSGIERVLLGSVTEGVVNTAPVPVLVVNPDGDRSYRYPAADVLVPTDGSAGANRALAEATDLASSTDATLHVLHVVETGTLGPDARSVIKESELDAHAQAILDEAVATAEGTLDDVVGSLRYGHPHREIQRYVEDNDVDLLALGTQGQTNFSWYALGGVTSKLVRSSPVPVLTTRTPEE